The sequence CCGCGGCGATACTGGGGCTGTTCTCCAGCGAGATCAACCCGCTGTTCGACTTCCTGCAGGAGCAGGCGACGCCGATCGTAACGCCGTGGCCCGGGTCGAGCTTCCTCGACACGCAAGGCGGCGACAAGGGGACCCCGGAGAACCTCGACGACGACGGCTGGGTCTGGCGGACCGTCATCGGCGACACGGTCCACACCGGCGGCGGCGCCCGGCGCGCGCTCGACCAGGACCACGACACCGTCGGCGTCATCAACGGCAACACCGAGGGGGCGCGAAGCTGGGCGGACGGCTTCATCAGCGCCTACGAGGAGGGCGGCGGCACCGTCGCGGAGCAGGTCGAGGTCAGCCTGGGCGAGTCAAACTACCAGTCCGCGCTCGACCGCCTGTTCCAGTCCGACTTCAGCGCGTTCGCGGTGAGCATCCCGCTCGAGGACGCGATTACGCTGTTGAGCGACTGGGCCGACGGCGGCTACGGCCGCCAACCGATTCTCTCGGACCCGCTCGCCCAGAACGACCTCGCCGAACAGGTCGGCAGCGACCTCGACGGCGCGTGGGCGGCCAGCCCCGGCATGGGCGGACCGTCCTACGACGCGTTCCTCGACGCGTACGAGGAGGGCGGCGACGCCGAGATCAACGGGTGGACGCCGCCGGCGTGGGACGCCATACAGCTGACCGCGCTGGCCGTCGAGCGGGCTGGCGAGGCGACCCCCGAGGCCATCGAACGGAATCTGGGTCCGGTTAGCCGCGACGGCGGAACCGAGGTCGCCACGTTCGCAGAGGGGAAGGAGGCGCTGGCCAACGGCGACGAGATCAGCTACCAGGGCGCTGCGACGCCGGCGAGTTTCACTAACTTCGGAAACGTGTTCGGCCCGGTGGTGATAAGCGCCGCACGCGGCGGTGAGTTCTCCGAGGAGGCGACCATCTCCGCCGAGGACGTGCGCGAACTCGTCCCCGAGGACGAATACTGATCTATGGGGCTCGCACAGAACCTCGTCTTCGGCCTGGTTACGGGCTCGTACATCGCCATCGCCGCCATCGGATTCACGCTAATATACGGTATCGTGAACATGATCAACTTCGCCTACGGCGAGTATCTCACCGTCGGCGCGTTCATCGCCATCCTCACCGTCGGTGTGCTCCCGCTGCCGCTGCCGGTCGCGGCGGTCGTGGCGATGGCGGGCGGCGGTCTCGTCAGCCTCGTCCTTGCTCGCGCGTTCTTCACGCCGATCAACGACACCGGCCCGGTGCCGATGCTGCTGACGTCTATCGGTCTCGGACTGGCGCTTCGAAACGCCATCCGCCTCTCGGCCGGCCGGAGCGCTCGCTACTTCGACACCGAGACCACGACCTACCGGTTCGACGGCCTGCCGGAGCTTCCGGTCGGCCCGGTGAACCTCCTGGGCGACGTGTTCGTCACCTCCCAGCAACTCGTCGTCGTCGTGAGCGCGCTCGTCGTCTTCCTCGCGCTCCACGCGCTGTTGACACGAACCGACGTCGGCATCGCCATGCGCGCGATGGGGGACAATGAGAGCCTCGCGCGGGTCCGCGGCATCGACACCCAACGGATTCGAGACAGCGTCTGGATACTGGCCGGGGTGCTCGCGGCGCTTGCGGGCGTGCTCGTCGGCATCCAGACCAACGTCAACGCCGACACGGGCTTCAGTTACATTCTGCAGATCCTGTCGGCAGCCATCCTCGGCGGCGCCGGGAGCGTTTACGGCGCGATCGCCGGTTCCTACATCATCGGACTGGTTCTGGCGCTCTCCGTTGCGTTTCTCCCCACGGGGATGACCGGTATCTCCTCGGCGGTGGCGTTCCTGATTCTCATAGTCGTCCTGCTCGTCAAGCCGAGCGGCATCGCGGGCCAGGAGGTGCGGGAGGCGTGAGCCTCGCCGACCGCCTCCCCGAGGACGACTCCGGGCGGGCGTTCCTGTTCGGTGCCGGCTGCGTTCTGCTGGCCGCGCTGTTCGCGCTGACGCCGCTGGTGGCGTCGGTACCCGGCGTGTTGTACGTCTTCTTCGAGGTCGGCATCCTCTTCGTCGTGTACGGGATGTTGGTGCTGGGACTCGACCTCCAGTACGGCCACACCGGGCTGGTCAACTTCGGCCACGTGGTGTTCTTCGCCGTCGGCGCGTACACCGTCGCGATGCTGTCCGCGCAGGACTCCTTCGCCGGCCTCAGTTTGGGCTACCCGTGGCCGCTGGCGCTGGTGGCCGGCGTCCTCGTCGCGGCGCTCCTCGGCGCGACCGTCGGGGCCACTTCACTCCGACTGCGCGACGACTTTCTGGCCATCGTCACGCTGGCGACTGCGGAGATCTTCCACACGCTGTTCGCCAACTTCCGGGGAATCTTCGGGGGCGACACGGGCATTCTCGGCGTTCCGCAGCCGATTGCGGACCTCGCCGGCGACGGCGACACCACGCTCGTGGCCACGCTGCTGCTGTTCGGCGGCATCACCGCGTTCGCGTTCGCTCTGGTGACTCGGTTGACCGAGGCGCCGTACGGCCGGGTGTTGCGGGCGATCCGCGCCGACGAACTCGTCACCCGCTCGGTCGGGAAGTCCGTGTTCACCTACAAGATGCAGGCGTTCGTCTACGGCGCCGCGCTCGCGGGGTTCGCCGGCGGTCTGTTCGCGCTCTACACCGGCGCGATCTCGCCCGGCTTCTTCACTATCAACGTGACGGTGACAGTGTGGATCGGGATGCTGCTCGGCGGCGCGTCGAACCACCGCGCGGTGTTGGCGGGGCTCGCGGTCATCATGGGTCTCCGTCTGGTGTCGCGCTTCGCTCTCGACGTCGCGCCCCTCTCCGCCGACGCGTTCGCCTCCGTTCGCCTCGTCGTAATCGGACTGATTCTGGTGGCGATCATCCGCTACCGGCCGGCCGGCATCTGGGGCGACGCCAGAGAGCTGGGGGTGGACTCGTGAGCCTGCTCCGTGCCGACGGTCTCGTCAAGGAGTTCGGCGGCCTTCGCGCGCTCGACGAACTGTCACTGTCGGTCGACCGAGGGGAACTCGTCGGGGTGATGGGACCGAACGGCGCCGGCAAGTCGACGTTCTTCAACTGCGTGAGCGGCGTCGTAGCGCCCGACAGCGGTCGCGTCACTCTGAACGGCGAGGACGTGACCGGCGACTCGCCGGAGCTCCTGGCCCGAGCCGGCATGGTCCGCACCTTCCAGCTCACGCGGGAACTGGAGACGATGACCGTCCGGGACAACGTACGCCTCGCTGCGCCCGACCAACCGGGCGAACGCACCGTCCCCGCCCTCCTGCACACCGACTCGATGCGGGAGCGCGAGCGTCAGGTCCGCGAGCGCGCGGACGAACTCATCGAGGCGTTCGAACTCGGCCACCTCGCCGACGAGTACAGCAGCAACCTCTCCGGCGGCCAGCGAAAACTGCTGGAGCTGGCTCGGGTGCTGATGCTCGAACCGGACCTGCTCCTGCTGGACGAACCGTTCGCGGGGGTCAACCCCACGCTGACCCGCGAGATTGCGGACCGAATCCGCGACCTCAACGACGAGGGGATGACCGTCGTCGTCATCGAACACGAACTCGAGACGCTGACCGAACTCGTCGACCGCCTCGTCGTCCTACAGCAGGGGAGCCTCCTCGTTGAGGGGGAGCCCGAAGCGGTGCTGTCCGACGAGCGCGTCATCGACGCCTACCTTGGAGAGTGAGCATGCAGGAACACGATACAGACGACAGTACGACGATTCGTCCGTGCCGGCGCTGCGTCACCGGTCGCTGGACGAACAGCCGAACTGGCGGCCGCCGGTCGGTTACCGACCGGCAGCCGGGAAACGACCGACGGCCGAACACCGACCGACGGCCGAACACCGACCGACGGCCGAACACCGACCGACGGCCGAACACCGACCGACAGCTGAACACCGACCGACGGCCGACGGGGGTGGCGGCGTGAGCCTGCTCGACGTCTCGAATCTCGACGCCGGCTACGGCGACCTGCAGGTGTTGTCGGGAATCGACCTCCGGGTCGACTCCGGCGAGTACGTCGCCGTCGTCGGTCCGAACGGCGCCGGTAAGTCTACGGCGATGAAGGCTATCTTCGGCATCGCCGACCGGATGGGCGGCTCGATCACGTTCGACGGCGCCGACATCGCGGAACTCCCGCCCGAAACCGTCATCCGTCAGGGGTTGAGCTACGTCCCGCAGACCGCGAACGTCTTCCCCTCGCTCACCGTCGCGGAGAACCTCCGAATCGGCGCGTACATCCTCGACGGCACGCCGGAGGAGCGCCGCAAGGCCGTGTTCGACCGGTTTCCGGTTCTCGCCGACCGCCTCGACGAGACCGCGGGCGCGCTCTCCGGCGGACAGCAGCAGATGCTCGCGATGGGCTGTGCGCTGATGCTCGACCCGGATCTCCTCCTGTTGGACGAACCCTCGGCCGGTCTCGCGCCGGACCTCGTCGACGAGATGTTCGACCGCATCGACGCGGTCAACGAGGCGGGGACGGCCGTGCTGATGGTCGAGCAGAACGCGAAGGAGGCGCTACGGCGCTGTGACCGCGGTTACGTGCTCGCGAGCGGCGAGAACCGCTACGAGGACGCCGGCGACGCGCTGCTGAACGACGAGGAGGTCCGCCGCCAGTTCCTCGGCGGCTGATTCGACCCGTCGCTCGCGGATACGTTCGCGCCGCTCGCGGGCACTCTCCCGTCGCTCTCACGTCGACTACACCGCTCTCCTGTCGACCACACCGCTCACCCGTCGACCACGCCGCTCTCCCGTCGACCTCGCAACGCTTTTACTCGGGTGTCACAACCTCTCGCACATGGTATCCGAACCCCGACTCGGACAGAGGAGACGCCCAGCGCAGTCGCTTCGCGGGTTCGGTTTCTTCTTTACGGCCGCCTGAGAGCGGCGGACTCCCCGCCGGCGCGAGGGCGTCGGCGGCGACGAAACCGCTCGCGTCGGCCGGTCGTTCGTCGGCCGTTCGCCGACCATCCGCCGGCTTTCCGCCGACCGGCGGTGGACCGCCGACGGACGAAGCGCGTTCGGAACTGCTAACAGGCGGGCAAACGGTGTCCACGACAATCAGCACTCAGTATGCGACTCCCGGAATCACAGGTCGCGGTGTTGGAAGCCGCGAGTACGGACGAAAAGCCCGTCGGCGAACTCGCCGACGAGACAGGACTCAAGCCGGAGGCGGTGACGCGCGCCGCCTTCGACCTGCGCGACGACGGCCTCGTCGCCATCGACGAGCGGACGGAGACGACGACGACGCTCACCGACGAAGGAGAACAGTACGTCGAGGCGGGCCTCCCCGAGGTTCGCCTCTACCGCGCCGCCGTCGACGCGGGCGGTGCCGACGGCGCGGTGCCGATGGGACAGGTCGTCGGCGCGTCGGGCCTCGAAGGCCCCGAGGTCGACATCGCGCTGTCGAACTTCGCGCGGAAGGGTTACGGCCGCATCGACAGCGGCGAGTTGGTCGTCGACGCCGACGCGGACCCCGACGCCGACGCTGAAGCGAACGCGCTGGCCGCCCTCGCCGCCGGCGAGAGGGTCGACGACGAGGCGACGCTCGACGAACTCGACCGCCGCGGCCTCGTCGATAGAGACGAGTCGACGGTTCGCTCCGTCTCGCTCACCGACGACGGCGTCACCGCGATGATGGAAGGCGTGGAGGTCGCCGAGACGGTCGACCGCCTGACTCCCGAACTGCTCACGTCGGGCGAGTGGCGCGACGTGGAGTTCACCGAGTACAACGTCGAAGC is a genomic window of Haloprofundus halophilus containing:
- a CDS encoding ABC transporter substrate-binding protein — translated: MVSNNTNRVNRRAFLKVTGTSGLVATAGCVGFGGNSSGGGGGSGPIVFGQPAALTGQWDFLQPGVSQATDVALQQINDAGGPLDRELEVSRRDTAVNPQEARSVVTQLIENDDAAAILGLFSSEINPLFDFLQEQATPIVTPWPGSSFLDTQGGDKGTPENLDDDGWVWRTVIGDTVHTGGGARRALDQDHDTVGVINGNTEGARSWADGFISAYEEGGGTVAEQVEVSLGESNYQSALDRLFQSDFSAFAVSIPLEDAITLLSDWADGGYGRQPILSDPLAQNDLAEQVGSDLDGAWAASPGMGGPSYDAFLDAYEEGGDAEINGWTPPAWDAIQLTALAVERAGEATPEAIERNLGPVSRDGGTEVATFAEGKEALANGDEISYQGAATPASFTNFGNVFGPVVISAARGGEFSEEATISAEDVRELVPEDEY
- a CDS encoding branched-chain amino acid ABC transporter permease translates to MGLAQNLVFGLVTGSYIAIAAIGFTLIYGIVNMINFAYGEYLTVGAFIAILTVGVLPLPLPVAAVVAMAGGGLVSLVLARAFFTPINDTGPVPMLLTSIGLGLALRNAIRLSAGRSARYFDTETTTYRFDGLPELPVGPVNLLGDVFVTSQQLVVVVSALVVFLALHALLTRTDVGIAMRAMGDNESLARVRGIDTQRIRDSVWILAGVLAALAGVLVGIQTNVNADTGFSYILQILSAAILGGAGSVYGAIAGSYIIGLVLALSVAFLPTGMTGISSAVAFLILIVVLLVKPSGIAGQEVREA
- a CDS encoding branched-chain amino acid ABC transporter permease — encoded protein: MSLADRLPEDDSGRAFLFGAGCVLLAALFALTPLVASVPGVLYVFFEVGILFVVYGMLVLGLDLQYGHTGLVNFGHVVFFAVGAYTVAMLSAQDSFAGLSLGYPWPLALVAGVLVAALLGATVGATSLRLRDDFLAIVTLATAEIFHTLFANFRGIFGGDTGILGVPQPIADLAGDGDTTLVATLLLFGGITAFAFALVTRLTEAPYGRVLRAIRADELVTRSVGKSVFTYKMQAFVYGAALAGFAGGLFALYTGAISPGFFTINVTVTVWIGMLLGGASNHRAVLAGLAVIMGLRLVSRFALDVAPLSADAFASVRLVVIGLILVAIIRYRPAGIWGDARELGVDS
- a CDS encoding ABC transporter ATP-binding protein, producing MSLLRADGLVKEFGGLRALDELSLSVDRGELVGVMGPNGAGKSTFFNCVSGVVAPDSGRVTLNGEDVTGDSPELLARAGMVRTFQLTRELETMTVRDNVRLAAPDQPGERTVPALLHTDSMRERERQVRERADELIEAFELGHLADEYSSNLSGGQRKLLELARVLMLEPDLLLLDEPFAGVNPTLTREIADRIRDLNDEGMTVVVIEHELETLTELVDRLVVLQQGSLLVEGEPEAVLSDERVIDAYLGE
- a CDS encoding ABC transporter ATP-binding protein; translation: MSLLDVSNLDAGYGDLQVLSGIDLRVDSGEYVAVVGPNGAGKSTAMKAIFGIADRMGGSITFDGADIAELPPETVIRQGLSYVPQTANVFPSLTVAENLRIGAYILDGTPEERRKAVFDRFPVLADRLDETAGALSGGQQQMLAMGCALMLDPDLLLLDEPSAGLAPDLVDEMFDRIDAVNEAGTAVLMVEQNAKEALRRCDRGYVLASGENRYEDAGDALLNDEEVRRQFLGG